The Nicotiana tomentosiformis chromosome 9, ASM39032v3, whole genome shotgun sequence genome contains the following window.
AACTAATATTGCTAAAATATTTGATATATAActttcaaattaataatattttattttaacaattataaaaactaaaagtACATATTTTGTAAGAATATCAATGCATGGTTGATAAAatgattaatatttataaataaaataccatAACATTACTCGAATGTTTGACGAAAAAATAATTTATCAATTCTAACTGAAAAATAAATGGCATGCAATCTGAATTAATAAATGAATACTACTAAAGCAAATAAAATAGAAgcaaaaatataacatatattcaaaatctaaaaaaaaattaatataatacTCTTATGTAAAATTACAACataacataaaataaattttaacataatttaagtaaatataattcaaaagaaaaaaaaacataattCTATAACCTCATTCAAATGGTGGAGTATAGAGAATAGAGGCGTTCAAAATTCATATATAACTTAAccaaaaactcaaaaatttcaAAAGTACAATCACAAATTGATTTTAAAAACGTAAAAATAAAGTTGATCCTATGGATAATTAGACAGTAATTAACAATCACTATTAGACTATTAGctagtataaaataaaaaaagcatTATTCTGCAATACAGAGTCAGCCTCAaattaatattaatataaaattaaaaagtacccCCAACTTCCCCTTCCTTTGCCCAAAATCTCTCCAGCCCTAATTTCTCTCAACTTCCCTTTCCTTTCTGTAGACCCTAATTCGCCGAAAATGCCTCCGATGACACATCGGACTATTACTGTCTATCTCCATGGTTACTGCGTCCCGCCGATGAATGACGGCGCTTCTTGTGATGCGTGGTATCGTTTTAGTGTCCTTGGAAGGCGTATTCGTCTGTCTGGTGTGCCCTCTCGCCTCGGGGAGCTTTCTCGGCGCATATACGGGCGGGGAGCAAGATCTGCGATAGTTGGTAATGATATTTTCGCAATTGGAAGCTACCTTACGGATATGAATACAACCGCTGATACCGCGTATCCGCATCTCCTTAAGCATTATAAGAGGAGATACGATCCCGTCTGGGAGATTGTAGCGGATGCAGGAAGCTTTCCCCGTAAGTTTCCTTTTGTGGCCTCCATTGGGAGGGAGCTATATGTTCTGTCAGGCAGACATTGCCATTACCCTGGTTTTAATCAAAATACGGTTCCTCGTCGATGTGGTCAAGTTTACCATGTTGATCAGCACTTCTGGAGGATTATTCCTCATCATAATGACTTTACCCATTATGATAAGGCCATCCTCCTGGATAGAATTGACGCTAGGCCAACAACAGTATGTGTTTTCTATTGCTTGGAACGAGGACAGATCATGTTCTATTACATGATTACCGGGAATATCCACCATTCTGCGGGCCATACTTCGCTTGCTGTCTTTTATGACTTGTATTATGAGGATGCTGAGTTTTGGGACTTCAATGACATTGTAGGTTTGGACCATGTCCAAGATTTTGACCCCTTGATTTCTGCTTCAATTTATGGACAGCCGGTTTTTCGTGAGAATGCGTTCTTTTGGCTAGGCTACGACCTCCGAGTGTATGCATATTCTTTGGATGAGAGGAGATGGTTCACGTCACCTCCCGCTTCTTTTGGGCTAGATGATGTTTCCATTTCACCTCTATTGCTTGGCATGCGAAACCGCAGGTTCATGGCGGTTATTACTCTATCTGATCATCTTATAGCAGCTTCCACCTTCATTGTGTCAAGGGAAGAAAATGATTTAAGGGTGATTGTGGAGGCAGTTGAGACTTTCCCTATTCTTGATCCTAACTTTAGGTTGCTTCGTGCAATGTAAGTACTTAACCCCCTTGTTTGAATGCCAACATTTCTTTTTTTGTCTGACATGAATGTATGAATGTTGAAGGTTGGAGTACGGTGAGGCAAAATACTAAGCTTGGATGAGTAGTAACTGCAATGGAGACCTAATGGTGAGGAGTTGTTCGATATTCATACTTTTTACTCTTTATGTTTGGAAAATTATTGCATCACTGTTTTCCCCTTTCTTCCTGAAGGGGCCAAGTAGGAAATTTTGAAGTGCAtccatttttattttaaaaaaaaatacttgtaCACCCTTAAAACTTTAGTGATTGTTCTTCACCTGCCATTTTCTTCTTTAAACTAGCACGCAATTCTCTAGCCGTAAAGAGATTTGTAATTGCTGCTACTCATAAGTTTTGAAATTTCAGTAGGAGCTCAATCAAAATCTAGAAAAGCGTAAATTTCAGTAGGAGCTCAATCACTGACTCCGCATTGGGGTCTTATGGTACAGCCTGACCATTGGTGAAACATGCACGACAACACTAAGAATGATGTCTGCTGAAATAGTAAAAGAACAGGCACATATGACCTAGTAAAAAAGGGACAGAATAAATGTATGAATACAACTTAGAAGAATTAGAATATGCTAAGTTAGAAATATCCTAGGCTTCATTGGGGTTTGGTTCTAGTGCCAAATACAGTGAGCGCATTCCAATACTATTTAGTCTGAAAGAAAGCTCTTGACCATAGGGAATGACAAAACTACAACCATGTCCCTTCCAAAAGAAGCATTTTCACAAGCaaaatacaatttttattttgAGAAGGTAACATATTTGTATATTAATATATAGACTTTACTAAAATTTTGAAGTCACCCATAATTACAAAATGAGTGCCCAAAAAGGAAATTAAAACACTTATAATCCTTGTTCTTCTCACAAGGAATCTAGCACATCAAAAATGGATTCATGATCCTCCAAAAACTTTCCTTTACACCAAAAATAGAAGAGGGCTAGACATTTCATCTTCGTCTTGTGGATGTTTTTGGATTTGTCTTCAAAACATCTCTGATTTCTCTCTTCCCAAATTGTCCACCATATGCATGCTGGGATAATTCTCCATCTCTCTTTATAATTAGAAAGGCAACCCTCTTTATTCCAGCAAGCTAGAACATATTAAGAATTCTTCCTGACATTGCCCATAAAATTCCCCTAAAACTAATAAAAATCCTCCATATTTGAACAGTGAATTTGCAATGCAAAAAGAGATGATTGATTGTCTCCGCCTCCTCTCCACATAAGTAACATCTAGAGCACAAGTGAAAACCTCTCTTAATTAGATTATCTTGTGTTAGAACCGCTTCTTTTGCTAGTAACCATGTAAAGCAAGCAACCTTGTAAGGGATTTTTATTTTCCATATCATCTTCCATGGCCAACATCCAACCTGGTTATTAGACAGGTTGAATTCCTTATAAGCAGACTTAACATAAAATTTCCCCTTCCTATTCCCTTGCCATATAATGAGATCTTGATTAGAGTTGATTCCACTGAATAACTCCAAAGTATTATAAAACTTTATTACTCTATTATTTCAATTTTCATGAAAAGCTCCAGTGCTTCTCTCTCGCACTCGTTAAAATCCACCCTAAACTCTTTGCTCAATCTGATGATATTCTGATGCACCCAAATCGATGCCTCGAATTCCAGGTCTTCTTCTATCTCTAAGCTTTGATGGTTTAGAGGCACTGCTTCTTCAATTGCCCAGTCCACAAACATATCAGATTCTTTTGATTGCATGTGCATGTTATTGTAATCTTCTGAATCGTCTCCCTTCCCTTCGTGCTCAGCAATGATCGACATAGCATTT
Protein-coding sequences here:
- the LOC104120072 gene encoding uncharacterized protein, encoding MPPMTHRTITVYLHGYCVPPMNDGASCDAWYRFSVLGRRIRLSGVPSRLGELSRRIYGRGARSAIVGNDIFAIGSYLTDMNTTADTAYPHLLKHYKRRYDPVWEIVADAGSFPRKFPFVASIGRELYVLSGRHCHYPGFNQNTVPRRCGQVYHVDQHFWRIIPHHNDFTHYDKAILLDRIDARPTTVCVFYCLERGQIMFYYMITGNIHHSAGHTSLAVFYDLYYEDAEFWDFNDIVGLDHVQDFDPLISASIYGQPVFRENAFFWLGYDLRVYAYSLDERRWFTSPPASFGLDDVSISPLLLGMRNRRFMAVITLSDHLIAASTFIVSREENDLRVIVEAVETFPILDPNFRLLRAMLEYGEAKY